The Coffea eugenioides isolate CCC68of chromosome 8, Ceug_1.0, whole genome shotgun sequence genome has a segment encoding these proteins:
- the LOC113781721 gene encoding probable protein phosphatase 2C 22 isoform X1, with amino-acid sequence MEEGKNNCNIVNVGNGDGKSKENGISGSEGRPPNPLAAVYRQCLSSGDPLGDASCKKSLVRHPSLQVKTRMLDISVEGLNINDCPADYVPSLRSGAWSDIGVRSSMEDVVVRADNFVHHYGLKDSDQGPSAFYAVFDGHGGKHAADFACDHLPRFIAEDEHFPREIERVISSAFLQTDNAFAEACSLDDGLASGTTALAALVIGSSLVVANAGDCRAVLCRRGKAIEMSRDHKPLCSKEKKRIEASGGYVYDGYLNGQLNVARALGDWHLDGMKGSNGSPLSAEPELMNTILTEEDEFLIIGCDGIWDVFMSQNAVDFARRRLQEHNDPAMCSKDLVDEALKRKSGDNLAVVVVCFQPRPPPNLIVPRGRVHRSISAEGLKELRTFLDQLDA; translated from the exons ATGGAGGAGGGCAAAAATAATTGTAATATAGTTAATGTCGGCAATGGTGATGGTAAAAGTAAGGAGAATGGGATCTCCGGCAGTGAAGGCCGCCCGCCCAACCCTCTGGCGGCCGTCTACCGCCAGTGCTTGAGTTCCGGCGACCCGCTTGGCGACGCTTCTTGTAAGAAGTCCCTGGTTCGACATCCTTCcttg CAGGTCAAGACAAGGATGTTGGATATATCTGTAGAAGGACTTAATATAAATGATTGTCCAGCAGATTATGTTCCTAGTCTTCGCTCTGGTGCATGGTCAGACATTGGTGTTCGCTCCTCAATGGAGGATGTGGTTGTTCGTGCTGACAATTTTGTGCATCATTATGGGTTGAAGGATTCTGACCAAGGGCCTAGTGCCTTCTATGCG GTTTTTGATGGACATGGTGGGAAGCATGCAGCTGAttttgcatgtgatcatttacCAAGGTTCATTGCAGAGGATGAACACTTCCCTAGGGAGATTGAGAGGGTTATTTCGTCAGCATTCCTGCAAACTGATAATGCTTTTGCTGAAGCTTGCTCTTTGGATGATGGTCTTGCCTCTGGTACAACTGCTTTGGCAGCTCTTGTTATTGGGAG TTCATTGGTGGTGGCAAATGCCGGAGATTGCCGAGCAGTTCTTTGTCGTCGGGGTAAAGCAATTGAGATGTCAAGGGACCACAAACCTCTTTGCTCCAAGGAGAAAAAGCGTATTGAAGCTTCTGGAGGATATGTATATGATGGATACCTCAATGGACAGCTCAATGTTGCTCGTGCTTTGGGTGACTGGCACTTGGATGGGATGAAAGGCAGTAATGGTAGCCCTCTCAGTGCAGAGCCTGAACTTATGAACACTATACTGACAGAGGAGGATGAGTTTCTTATCATTGGCTGCGATGGAATCTGGGATGTCTTTATGAGTCAAAATGCCGTGGACTTTGCTCGTCGAAGGCTTCAAGAGCACAATGATCCAGCGATGTGCAGCAAGGACCTTGTTGATGAGGCTTTGAAGAGAAAGAGTGGAGACAATTTAGCTGTAGTTGTAGTATGTTTCCAGCCACGGCCACCTCCTAACTTGATTGTTCCCCGAGGGAGAGTACATAGGAGTATATCTGCCGAAGGTCTAAAGGAATTGCGAACTTTCTTGGATCAATTGGATGCATGA
- the LOC113781721 gene encoding probable protein phosphatase 2C 22 isoform X4 has translation MEEGKNNCNIVNVGNGDGKSKENGISGSEGRPPNPLAAVYRQCLSSGDPLGDASCKKSLVKTRMLDISVEGLNINDCPADYVPSLRSGAWSDIGVRSSMEDVVVRADNFVHHYGLKDSDQGPSAFYAVFDGHGGKHAADFACDHLPRFIAEDEHFPREIERVISSAFLQTDNAFAEACSLDDGLASGTTALAALVIGSSLVVANAGDCRAVLCRRGKAIEMSRDHKPLCSKEKKRIEASGGYVYDGYLNGQLNVARALGDWHLDGMKGSNGSPLSAEPELMNTILTEEDEFLIIGCDGIWDVFMSQNAVDFARRRLQEHNDPAMCSKDLVDEALKRKSGDNLAVVVVCFQPRPPPNLIVPRGRVHRSISAEGLKELRTFLDQLDA, from the exons ATGGAGGAGGGCAAAAATAATTGTAATATAGTTAATGTCGGCAATGGTGATGGTAAAAGTAAGGAGAATGGGATCTCCGGCAGTGAAGGCCGCCCGCCCAACCCTCTGGCGGCCGTCTACCGCCAGTGCTTGAGTTCCGGCGACCCGCTTGGCGACGCTTCTTGTAAGAAGTCCCTG GTCAAGACAAGGATGTTGGATATATCTGTAGAAGGACTTAATATAAATGATTGTCCAGCAGATTATGTTCCTAGTCTTCGCTCTGGTGCATGGTCAGACATTGGTGTTCGCTCCTCAATGGAGGATGTGGTTGTTCGTGCTGACAATTTTGTGCATCATTATGGGTTGAAGGATTCTGACCAAGGGCCTAGTGCCTTCTATGCG GTTTTTGATGGACATGGTGGGAAGCATGCAGCTGAttttgcatgtgatcatttacCAAGGTTCATTGCAGAGGATGAACACTTCCCTAGGGAGATTGAGAGGGTTATTTCGTCAGCATTCCTGCAAACTGATAATGCTTTTGCTGAAGCTTGCTCTTTGGATGATGGTCTTGCCTCTGGTACAACTGCTTTGGCAGCTCTTGTTATTGGGAG TTCATTGGTGGTGGCAAATGCCGGAGATTGCCGAGCAGTTCTTTGTCGTCGGGGTAAAGCAATTGAGATGTCAAGGGACCACAAACCTCTTTGCTCCAAGGAGAAAAAGCGTATTGAAGCTTCTGGAGGATATGTATATGATGGATACCTCAATGGACAGCTCAATGTTGCTCGTGCTTTGGGTGACTGGCACTTGGATGGGATGAAAGGCAGTAATGGTAGCCCTCTCAGTGCAGAGCCTGAACTTATGAACACTATACTGACAGAGGAGGATGAGTTTCTTATCATTGGCTGCGATGGAATCTGGGATGTCTTTATGAGTCAAAATGCCGTGGACTTTGCTCGTCGAAGGCTTCAAGAGCACAATGATCCAGCGATGTGCAGCAAGGACCTTGTTGATGAGGCTTTGAAGAGAAAGAGTGGAGACAATTTAGCTGTAGTTGTAGTATGTTTCCAGCCACGGCCACCTCCTAACTTGATTGTTCCCCGAGGGAGAGTACATAGGAGTATATCTGCCGAAGGTCTAAAGGAATTGCGAACTTTCTTGGATCAATTGGATGCATGA
- the LOC113781721 gene encoding probable protein phosphatase 2C 22 isoform X3 encodes MEEGKNNCNIVNVGNGDGKSKENGISGSEGRPPNPLAAVYRQCLSSGDPLGDASCKKSLQVKTRMLDISVEGLNINDCPADYVPSLRSGAWSDIGVRSSMEDVVVRADNFVHHYGLKDSDQGPSAFYAVFDGHGGKHAADFACDHLPRFIAEDEHFPREIERVISSAFLQTDNAFAEACSLDDGLASGTTALAALVIGSSLVVANAGDCRAVLCRRGKAIEMSRDHKPLCSKEKKRIEASGGYVYDGYLNGQLNVARALGDWHLDGMKGSNGSPLSAEPELMNTILTEEDEFLIIGCDGIWDVFMSQNAVDFARRRLQEHNDPAMCSKDLVDEALKRKSGDNLAVVVVCFQPRPPPNLIVPRGRVHRSISAEGLKELRTFLDQLDA; translated from the exons ATGGAGGAGGGCAAAAATAATTGTAATATAGTTAATGTCGGCAATGGTGATGGTAAAAGTAAGGAGAATGGGATCTCCGGCAGTGAAGGCCGCCCGCCCAACCCTCTGGCGGCCGTCTACCGCCAGTGCTTGAGTTCCGGCGACCCGCTTGGCGACGCTTCTTGTAAGAAGTCCCTG CAGGTCAAGACAAGGATGTTGGATATATCTGTAGAAGGACTTAATATAAATGATTGTCCAGCAGATTATGTTCCTAGTCTTCGCTCTGGTGCATGGTCAGACATTGGTGTTCGCTCCTCAATGGAGGATGTGGTTGTTCGTGCTGACAATTTTGTGCATCATTATGGGTTGAAGGATTCTGACCAAGGGCCTAGTGCCTTCTATGCG GTTTTTGATGGACATGGTGGGAAGCATGCAGCTGAttttgcatgtgatcatttacCAAGGTTCATTGCAGAGGATGAACACTTCCCTAGGGAGATTGAGAGGGTTATTTCGTCAGCATTCCTGCAAACTGATAATGCTTTTGCTGAAGCTTGCTCTTTGGATGATGGTCTTGCCTCTGGTACAACTGCTTTGGCAGCTCTTGTTATTGGGAG TTCATTGGTGGTGGCAAATGCCGGAGATTGCCGAGCAGTTCTTTGTCGTCGGGGTAAAGCAATTGAGATGTCAAGGGACCACAAACCTCTTTGCTCCAAGGAGAAAAAGCGTATTGAAGCTTCTGGAGGATATGTATATGATGGATACCTCAATGGACAGCTCAATGTTGCTCGTGCTTTGGGTGACTGGCACTTGGATGGGATGAAAGGCAGTAATGGTAGCCCTCTCAGTGCAGAGCCTGAACTTATGAACACTATACTGACAGAGGAGGATGAGTTTCTTATCATTGGCTGCGATGGAATCTGGGATGTCTTTATGAGTCAAAATGCCGTGGACTTTGCTCGTCGAAGGCTTCAAGAGCACAATGATCCAGCGATGTGCAGCAAGGACCTTGTTGATGAGGCTTTGAAGAGAAAGAGTGGAGACAATTTAGCTGTAGTTGTAGTATGTTTCCAGCCACGGCCACCTCCTAACTTGATTGTTCCCCGAGGGAGAGTACATAGGAGTATATCTGCCGAAGGTCTAAAGGAATTGCGAACTTTCTTGGATCAATTGGATGCATGA
- the LOC113781721 gene encoding probable protein phosphatase 2C 22 isoform X2, translating into MEEGKNNCNIVNVGNGDGKSKENGISGSEGRPPNPLAAVYRQCLSSGDPLGDASCKKSLVRHPSLVKTRMLDISVEGLNINDCPADYVPSLRSGAWSDIGVRSSMEDVVVRADNFVHHYGLKDSDQGPSAFYAVFDGHGGKHAADFACDHLPRFIAEDEHFPREIERVISSAFLQTDNAFAEACSLDDGLASGTTALAALVIGSSLVVANAGDCRAVLCRRGKAIEMSRDHKPLCSKEKKRIEASGGYVYDGYLNGQLNVARALGDWHLDGMKGSNGSPLSAEPELMNTILTEEDEFLIIGCDGIWDVFMSQNAVDFARRRLQEHNDPAMCSKDLVDEALKRKSGDNLAVVVVCFQPRPPPNLIVPRGRVHRSISAEGLKELRTFLDQLDA; encoded by the exons ATGGAGGAGGGCAAAAATAATTGTAATATAGTTAATGTCGGCAATGGTGATGGTAAAAGTAAGGAGAATGGGATCTCCGGCAGTGAAGGCCGCCCGCCCAACCCTCTGGCGGCCGTCTACCGCCAGTGCTTGAGTTCCGGCGACCCGCTTGGCGACGCTTCTTGTAAGAAGTCCCTGGTTCGACATCCTTCcttg GTCAAGACAAGGATGTTGGATATATCTGTAGAAGGACTTAATATAAATGATTGTCCAGCAGATTATGTTCCTAGTCTTCGCTCTGGTGCATGGTCAGACATTGGTGTTCGCTCCTCAATGGAGGATGTGGTTGTTCGTGCTGACAATTTTGTGCATCATTATGGGTTGAAGGATTCTGACCAAGGGCCTAGTGCCTTCTATGCG GTTTTTGATGGACATGGTGGGAAGCATGCAGCTGAttttgcatgtgatcatttacCAAGGTTCATTGCAGAGGATGAACACTTCCCTAGGGAGATTGAGAGGGTTATTTCGTCAGCATTCCTGCAAACTGATAATGCTTTTGCTGAAGCTTGCTCTTTGGATGATGGTCTTGCCTCTGGTACAACTGCTTTGGCAGCTCTTGTTATTGGGAG TTCATTGGTGGTGGCAAATGCCGGAGATTGCCGAGCAGTTCTTTGTCGTCGGGGTAAAGCAATTGAGATGTCAAGGGACCACAAACCTCTTTGCTCCAAGGAGAAAAAGCGTATTGAAGCTTCTGGAGGATATGTATATGATGGATACCTCAATGGACAGCTCAATGTTGCTCGTGCTTTGGGTGACTGGCACTTGGATGGGATGAAAGGCAGTAATGGTAGCCCTCTCAGTGCAGAGCCTGAACTTATGAACACTATACTGACAGAGGAGGATGAGTTTCTTATCATTGGCTGCGATGGAATCTGGGATGTCTTTATGAGTCAAAATGCCGTGGACTTTGCTCGTCGAAGGCTTCAAGAGCACAATGATCCAGCGATGTGCAGCAAGGACCTTGTTGATGAGGCTTTGAAGAGAAAGAGTGGAGACAATTTAGCTGTAGTTGTAGTATGTTTCCAGCCACGGCCACCTCCTAACTTGATTGTTCCCCGAGGGAGAGTACATAGGAGTATATCTGCCGAAGGTCTAAAGGAATTGCGAACTTTCTTGGATCAATTGGATGCATGA
- the LOC113781721 gene encoding probable protein phosphatase 2C 22 isoform X5, with protein MLDISVEGLNINDCPADYVPSLRSGAWSDIGVRSSMEDVVVRADNFVHHYGLKDSDQGPSAFYAVFDGHGGKHAADFACDHLPRFIAEDEHFPREIERVISSAFLQTDNAFAEACSLDDGLASGTTALAALVIGSSLVVANAGDCRAVLCRRGKAIEMSRDHKPLCSKEKKRIEASGGYVYDGYLNGQLNVARALGDWHLDGMKGSNGSPLSAEPELMNTILTEEDEFLIIGCDGIWDVFMSQNAVDFARRRLQEHNDPAMCSKDLVDEALKRKSGDNLAVVVVCFQPRPPPNLIVPRGRVHRSISAEGLKELRTFLDQLDA; from the exons ATGTTGGATATATCTGTAGAAGGACTTAATATAAATGATTGTCCAGCAGATTATGTTCCTAGTCTTCGCTCTGGTGCATGGTCAGACATTGGTGTTCGCTCCTCAATGGAGGATGTGGTTGTTCGTGCTGACAATTTTGTGCATCATTATGGGTTGAAGGATTCTGACCAAGGGCCTAGTGCCTTCTATGCG GTTTTTGATGGACATGGTGGGAAGCATGCAGCTGAttttgcatgtgatcatttacCAAGGTTCATTGCAGAGGATGAACACTTCCCTAGGGAGATTGAGAGGGTTATTTCGTCAGCATTCCTGCAAACTGATAATGCTTTTGCTGAAGCTTGCTCTTTGGATGATGGTCTTGCCTCTGGTACAACTGCTTTGGCAGCTCTTGTTATTGGGAG TTCATTGGTGGTGGCAAATGCCGGAGATTGCCGAGCAGTTCTTTGTCGTCGGGGTAAAGCAATTGAGATGTCAAGGGACCACAAACCTCTTTGCTCCAAGGAGAAAAAGCGTATTGAAGCTTCTGGAGGATATGTATATGATGGATACCTCAATGGACAGCTCAATGTTGCTCGTGCTTTGGGTGACTGGCACTTGGATGGGATGAAAGGCAGTAATGGTAGCCCTCTCAGTGCAGAGCCTGAACTTATGAACACTATACTGACAGAGGAGGATGAGTTTCTTATCATTGGCTGCGATGGAATCTGGGATGTCTTTATGAGTCAAAATGCCGTGGACTTTGCTCGTCGAAGGCTTCAAGAGCACAATGATCCAGCGATGTGCAGCAAGGACCTTGTTGATGAGGCTTTGAAGAGAAAGAGTGGAGACAATTTAGCTGTAGTTGTAGTATGTTTCCAGCCACGGCCACCTCCTAACTTGATTGTTCCCCGAGGGAGAGTACATAGGAGTATATCTGCCGAAGGTCTAAAGGAATTGCGAACTTTCTTGGATCAATTGGATGCATGA